GGATGCGAGAGCCGCTGCCGGCCGGAGAGAGCTCGGGCGCATGGTGGCGGCAGGAAGGTGCGACAGCGTGTGCGAGCCGAATGAGTGGTGGCAGGTCGTGCTCGCTGGACCGGTAGTGCCGCCGCCGGCCGGAAAGAGCACGTCAGGCGGTGGAGAGAGCTCGACCGCTTAGGGGGCGACTGACGGTGTTGCTGCGGAGCCCGATTCAAACGAGTTGGAGCAGTTGAGTGGTGCACGCGTGGTGGAGGGGCGGCCGGGAGAGCTCGGAGCGGTATTTCCCGACCAAATGTTGGCGCAAATATTTTCGTTCGGCGCCTATCAGCCCACTTAACGACCAAATGTTGGACGGGGTTATTTCCCGACCGGTCATATGTTGCCTATTACACCAAATACCGCCGAAGTTACGACGCTGATAGAAAATTATTCCCGACCAACAGCTAGTCGTTATGTACAGGTTCTTCCGACCAACTGTTTGACAAAAACTCTGCCGACCAGCATTCTGTGGGCAACGCTGAATTTTGCCGACCAACGTCTGTTGGGAATCTAGTGCTGTGGTGTAGTGTTACACGCTACAAATGAGAAATTTTCAAAAGTAAAGCcacataatgttttcaatatagtTAAGATATATCCAAATACATTGCATTTTATAGCATAAGAGTCAGTCGAATCAACTAATCAAAAGTGCCATGTCGTCGTTTTTCACCATACTATTCTTTGTCATCTTTTCAAAATCGGAAATTCAATTTAGCTCCCAGGTGCATATGCTCTCCCTTCAGTCGATGGACATTCATTTGTTCTTTCTATGTTCAAGATCCTCTTGTACATTGCTTCACACATCCgttaatcctctgaacctgtaggAGTTGGTACCTTTAAGCAAAAAAACACTGTCTGATACCTCTTGCACATCAAGAGAAGCTATCCTTTAACCTTTCTCTAGATCAATAAGTTCATCAGACCAGAGGACATTTCTTTTTGAGATTCCAAAGGACGAATTTTTGGCTGCCACAATTCTCACATTGACGCATTGGCATATGGGGCCAGATATGGTATCCTTCACCGAACTTTGCGTGAAATTTGGCTTGTTGTTTGTCTAATATGTCTTCTTTTATTAATGAATGGACTTCTGACTTCTAGCATGGGAACATATTGTCCTTGAAAAGAGCCAACCAGAAGAGAGTGATAGATATGCCCACATTCATTCTCTATTTCTATGTTTGCTACAATTGTAACACACGTGATACACTATGCACATGCACTTTTTTTCTGGATTGAAAGATCATTGCTATTTAGAAGGGTCTTTAGACCAGTTAGCCATTAATTCAGTCTTAGTACAATAGACTAATGAAGTATTATCTATGCAGATCGATTAGATGCAGAGAGGAACTCTAAACGGTACATGTGACCAGGTGGAGCAAGCGAATtgttcagataaagaagaatatcGGGAAATTAAAAATGACAAGAGAAATGGACATGACATATCTATACGGTTTATCAGTCTGAATGTATGGATTATGTATGTAAGTATATCAATGATTTGGTATTGCGGTGCGTCCAGCCTTGCTGCACCGAATCGGTTAACTGAATGATCAGGTCATTATGGTGACTGCTGGCCGGCATATAGAGTTCAACGCCATCCATGACGGGCTGAGCTCTGTTGGCAATGCAGCCTGGTCTGAGTAGTTAGCAATGGAGAAACCGGGAAGGAATCACTTCATCCGTTCTTGTGACTCGTCCGTGGTGGCGATTATATTATAATGGAAAGCTATTCAGCTTTCCTAGGGTATTGGCTCTAGCATTTTTTATCAGCCAACAGATTGGTACGTATCCTCCAGCTTACTTTTTCAGTTGGATGAACGTGATGAAATAAGACTTCTAGGTTAGTTGAGGGATTAATTGTTGGCATTTGTCCTACTCCTTCTGATCAATAATAAGTGTCAAGAACATAGTACAAATGTTGTATTAACTTAGTGCTAAATCttcgacacttattatggatcggagggagtacattttacTGGACACTTATGCTTGTAACCTGTTGTGGACCTGCATTTTCATGTTTGTGATATGAACATATGAAAAATTTGTTGGTTTTTCAAGTTCTTGTTTAGTCTGGACTCATTTGTTTATATGATGATATCACTCGTCTTATTACCAGCTTATCAACATTGTACTGCTTTGTGCTCACCATTGGTTGCCAATTACTGCTCGTGTACTTCTGTGAGAATTTTTTTCTGCATTGACCAGATCAGACAAACTTGAACATATCACAAATCTGAACATGGCATTGAACTAACACATTAGCAGTTCTTCTATCACAAAGGTTTCATGATGTTATCACCATACACAGTAACACACATCAAGGCAGAAGCCTATCTAGAACTTCACTGACAACCAAAGCTAGGATAACCTAAGTTGTATTATCTTTTTCTTACTGCTTTGGCATCACCATCTCTTCTTTTGCAAGACTTGCTCACCATCTGTTGACAGTTACTGCTCGTACATAATGTGCGACCAAGTGTAAGCATGATCAGAGAAAACTCAAATGAAAAAGACCACCGATCTTAACATGGCACAGAAGGAACACATATATAGGATTATAATTTACATTAGGATCGGAGTACTTTTATCACAAGGGTTCATGACGTTGTTAAGATCCGCCACATACAGAGGACTGATTTGACTGCCAATCTCCTGGGTTGGCGATCACCATACACACACCAAAGCTACACACACCAAGGCAGAAGCCTACCTAGAAGAGCAAACTGCATGGAGACTTGCACTTCATGGCATTCTTATCTCACAATGTTAAACCAAGTTCCTTGGACGCCCCCATTCTCTCACATTTCAAAGAGTCCTTGTCCTCGATCACTACCACCAGCCATCACCACCATCCCCACCATCGCCTTCATAGCCATCGTCAAAACCTGCCGCAGCAACATCATAGTAGTAGGCATCACCGTTCAAGTAGTCATCAAGATCCCCGGTCCCAGCATCATCATCACCAAACCCAGCATCCTCGTCGCAGCCTCCATCACAGTCTCCACGGCCATTGCCATCATCGCCAATCTGAGCACCATAGTTGCCTTCTTCAGCTAGAAGTTCAGCATCATGCTGCATATCCTTCTCATCCTCGGACAATGTGCGCCTCTCCTCCTCATCATAGTATTCGTTCTCGGACTTCATGGCCTAGAAGAAAGCACACTGGTGTTAAGCCTACTGTGACGCTACTTAGCGAATGCATAACTGTACGTGGCCGAGGGAGTTTGCAGCCTTACCGTCTTAAATGTGCTATGATCCGTGGGACAGAATGTCGAGCGTTCGTCCTCGGACGCACCACGGTTCTCCTCATCATCATAGTGCTCATTCATGAGCTTCACCGCCTAGACAAATTCACATCGATTGGTGTTAAGCCGTGACATTGAGAGTTAGAGAATGCATAACAGGTGGTCGGGTAGTTTGCGGCTTACCGTCTTAAACGTGCTACTCTCCTCCACATGGTAGTACTCATTCGTGACCTTCACGGCCTGGATCGATCACTGTTAATCCGTGGGGTTAGTTGCATAAAAGTGGTCTGGGAGTTTGCGGCCTTACCGTCTTGAAGGTGGTAGTATGAGATAACGTCGACGCGCCTCCCGAACCCCGGCCGCCGGCCCGCTTCGCACCTCTTGGGCTTGGGCCGGCCACAGCCACGCCCGTCGCGCTGCACGCGCCTCCTCCCGAGCGCTTGCCGctcccaccggcggcggcgacgcgcttACCTTTCCCGGTACCGGCAGTGGCCGCCTTGTTCCCGCCGCCGGTGTCCTTAGCCTTCCCACCGGCACCGGAGACGCGCTTACCGACCCCGCCGCCGGCAGCGGCCGCCTTGTTAACTCCCAGGAACTTGCGGTAGTTCTTCCCCATGACTGGAATACCACGCGACGCACTCTGCTTCGATCGCCTGGTTAACTATGGTGCGAGATTCGCGGTGGTGTGCGGTTAccagtggtggcggcggtgggggaGAGACGAGTAGTGGAGCTGTGGAGGGGCGAAATTTCTGCTACTCTGCTGAGGCTTACCGGGGAAGGAATAGACTTGGACTTATCTCATAGCTCTATGTGGGCCCACTTCCATGCATGGCGTCCAGGCGTCAGACCGCTTTCTGACTGAGGGACACGTACGGGTACCTGAGTTACGATTGCTACCTTgatcttttctttttctgatttgATGAATCTTGAGATTAACAAAGTTATCACAGACATTTTACTATAGACAGAAACATCATCTTTCACTAAAAATATTTCATCTTTATGTGATACTAAAATGTAAAATCAAAAGTTTGATTTTTCATGGGCTACACGTGCTTCTTATTTACCGGGGCACGAGATGACTCTTAACGCGTTCTATTCCAGTCATTTGAGTTAATTTGAGTGGATGGTACTACCATGAGGAGGAGGGCATGTTTTATTTCACGATCTACAATAGTAAATGCACGCATATTAAAGTACATTTCCTAAAAATATCGTCCTGCTTTAAACCACATAGTAGAAAAGTTCTAACAAAGAAAAGTGCCGAAGCAATAGCAGAATCACGCCCAATCGAAAAGAAAAAATACAAAGGAACAAAACAATGGCACCCCTCAACTCCTAGCGCCTTTCGAAGTTGTGCCACTACGCTACAGGCACCCCGGATCACCAAGTACCAATGCAACACCTTCAAGAAAGGATGCAAAGTCAACACGACGCTGCTGCCCAGACCAACAAAAATTAGACCTGGGGTTTTCCCTGGTACTCAGGTGAAGTGGAGCAGGGTACCCTCGACGCCCTTTAAGAAGGAATGCCGACATCCGCAGGAGCCATCGTATTGGTGTCGGACGAGCCGGCGAGTATGTCCTACCGAACCCCACTACCACGACCCCCGTCAATGGAAGTACATTTCACAACTGTTCTAGCAATATTGATTTTAAACTATAATTGTtgacatctttttctatatagttgatCAAATTTTAATAAGTTTAACTTTAGCCGAAGATTATATGTGTCCTATTTAAAAAAAAAGATTATTATGAGTCTATCAGACTATTAGTAGACTGAACAATAACCAGAACATGTCCCATCTCCATCGAGGTTCGCGCGTGAGGGGATGTTGCCTTTTTTGCGAATCAAGGAGCTTTCATTAAATCAGGCCATATCATTACAATCTTTGGCTAACATCTCAGCAAGGAAGGGTGGATGATTATTCATCCATAAGCACCTCCTTCTGGTACTATTAGCTGTGCTAGAACAAAGATGGGCAGCCTCATTAGCTCCCAACAAATAAAAGTTTAAAGTTATGAAACATCCTAGTAAGCTCCCCTATCTCCTAACAGATGTTGGCGATACTCGATCGACCACAACCTGGGTCGTTAATAAGCTTGATGACCTCTTGTACGCCAGACTCTACTCCCTCATTCAGAAACACACGATCAATGATCAATGGTCAAACGAACTCCATCTAGGTTTAAGATGTTTAGTTTACTACTTCCACTAGTTGTTAAGTTGTGTAGAGTCGAGTTAGAGTCTGAATGGTATTCTCACTGGACTGATGAGGATGTTGAAGAGTTTTtacacatttggcttgtaatgATAAATGTTTGATATTCAGACCcgctatgtttctgttgtaccactctgagagatgtaatatttgTGGATGAGTACTTTCACAAGTGTTATGTCTGCTGGCTCACCACATGGTGGCATGGAACGTTGGTGAGGGGCGCTAATTTAGGCGAGGTGCAGGCGCCGACTTGCGACGACCGTGGCCGATGCAGATGCCGCCATGGTGAGACTTCTTCCAATCCATTCTTCCCCTCTTCTCCTGATCTATCTCCCTCtcatgtgtgcgttgtgttgctcGTCTATTGTGGATATGACCTTGTCCATTCGCCTGTTCCTCACAGTACATGCAAAATCAGGGCAGTTGCTGCAAACCCTGACTCATGGGATTTCACGGttgttgatgtctactcacgcttctattcatgtagacagtgttgggcctccaagagcagaggtttgtagaacagcagcaagtttcccttaagtggatcacccaaggtttatcgaactcagggaggaagaggtcaaagatatccctctcaagcaaccctgcaatcacgatacaagaagtctcttgtgtccccaacacacctaatacacttgtcagatgtatagttgcactagttcggcgaagagatagtgaaatacaggtggtatgaatgaatatgagcagtagtaacagcgccagaaaagtgcttgctggcgtgtagtaagtaaagatgcagcataacagtaaataagcgatgattacagtatttggaaacaaggcctagggatcgtactttcactagtggacactctcaacatttatcacataataaaacaactctacactctcttgttggatgatgaacaccactaattgtgtatggctacaagagcacctcaatgccggagttaacaagctccacaacattcgatattcatatttaaataaccttagagtgcatgatagatcaacacaattataccaagtactaacatagcatgcacactatcaccttcatactatgaaaggaggaatagatcacatcaataccatcatagtaatagttaacttcataatctacaagagatcataatcataaactacgccaagtactacatgatgcacacactgtcaccattacatcatggaggaggaatagagtactttaataacatcactagagtagcacatagatgaatagtgatacaaaactcatatgaatctcaatcatgtaaggcagctcatgagatcattgtattgaagtacatgggagagagattaaccacatagctaccggtacagcccttagcctcgatggagaactactccctcctcatgggagatagcagcgttgatgaagatggcggtggtgtcgatggagatgccttccgggggcacttccccgtcccggcagcgtgccggaacagagactcctgtcccccagatcttggcttcgcgatggcgacggctctggaaggtttctcgtaccatggcttattcgtatcgaagatttaggtcagggacctttaaataggcgaagaggcggagtcgtaggtgaaagtgcatggagcccccatgtgtggttttggtaattaatgacaatccctatggactaatgtttgcattgagttatatttgtaggagttgtccataggcaattcttgaaccatatgttggcttcaaggttgcaataagaagaaattgatgaaggatatcaagtgtcaagtatgtcttgaagatgaagatgaagtgagccctcaagttacttcaagacatcaacatgatgaagaatgaagaaattaagtgcaagttcaagatgagccaactcgaagagatcataagcttgaagcttgccatggagaaatgaagtgctagttcaagatgagccatcttgaagagatcctttgattgactcttgccatccatatggtgatcatggatatgtgaagttgcgccgaagaagaagctctcccatggtggtttatgggggagcaatctacaagacttcgtcaagcaagcacaagcaagaaaggcgttccatcttgttgcggtcaagatcgtcatcatcgagctcaagtggaatgcgcaagtataaggtttgctcttgatagggtttctttctcaccggtctcatagtgtagttggagaccggtttatagtttagttgccgtactatcaagagggctctcgagtgagtaactcgatcgtatccttcggagagctcaaacctttgcatccttgcatcatctttcttggttgttatttgtatattatccatatggtgttttagagcttgtgcttattctcatgacaagctctagttcatcgaaaacggattccgcatgaatcacttgttgcgttttcgatattggagtttttctcggtttctcgtattgagaggtttcactctaaaaaacATAGAAAAACATACCCCACTTGTTATTAagattttcactctttgtggggtagctcttgtcatcttctttacaacaaaattggtttcacctaaatccgagtttcctaactcaagttgttgcattttcgaggttggaggttttaccggcatgtcttttttagataggtcaaacctttcatcatttatttctatcctaccttgatGGATTGTGATGGTTCCCTGcacgatcttgtagagcttgttactagcttcgaaacgagcccaagatcatcaaaattggagtctggatgcaaaagttcttgaagttttcgtgaagcagtttttgggccggaagttggccggaagttccggtggccggaacttccgccctacttccggtgaacttccggaaatgacgaaTCTGCTCGCAGAAAACATACTGTAAGCTTTCCGGGGGCGccctacttcacccggaagttggccggaacttccggggggcggaagttccgccccaaatggccggaacttccggtcttgacgagttttgtgcataacgggcagatttctcttgccctattta
This Lolium perenne isolate Kyuss_39 chromosome 1, Kyuss_2.0, whole genome shotgun sequence DNA region includes the following protein-coding sequences:
- the LOC127327552 gene encoding uncharacterized protein codes for the protein MGKNYRKFLGVNKAAAAGGGVGKRVSGAGGKAKDTGGGNKAATAGTGKGKRVAAAGGSGKRSGGGACSATGVAVAGPSPRGAKRAGGRGSGGASTLSHTTTFKTAVKVTNEYYHVEESSTFKTAVKLMNEHYDDEENRGASEDERSTFCPTDHSTFKTAMKSENEYYDEEERRTLSEDEKDMQHDAELLAEEGNYGAQIGDDGNGRGDCDGGCDEDAGFGDDDAGTGDLDDYLNGDAYYYDVAAAGFDDGYEGDGGDGGDGWW